One Rhipicephalus microplus isolate Deutch F79 chromosome 4, USDA_Rmic, whole genome shotgun sequence genomic window carries:
- the red gene encoding lysM peptidoglycan-binding domain-containing protein red isoform X2 produces the protein MPGLLEFGDSGVMSASGGNETALLGSFARKQTEELKRANRLWTSDSLFLRTWLAVPVAEAGPAVGGASTSGGADTNGGDSAGSEDSHLQSDESFTDFLGRIDNSIAKSRSQLRQLSHTRFDDCGVEEPTAGVAARDSAPAPVVMTRQVKHSLQRHERDHEEIFQL, from the exons ATGCCAGGCCTGCTCGAATTCGGTGACAGCGGGGTGATGTCCGCCTCTGGTGGGAATGAGACGGCTCTGCTCGGAAGTTTCGCCCGAAAGCAG ACGGAAGAGCTGAAGCGTGCAAACCGCCTCTGGACAAGTGACAGCTTATTTCTGCGGACATGGCTGGCAGTGCCTGTGGCAGAAGCAGGGCCAGCAGTGGGTGGCGCCTCGACCTCTGGTGGTGCCGACACCAATGGTGGGGACAGTGCGGGCTCTGAGGACTCTCACCTGCAATCTGACGAAAGCTTCACCGATTTCCTCGGCCGCATTGACAATTCCATCGCCAAGTCTCGCAGCCAGCTGAGGCAACTTTCACACACAAG GTTTGATGATTGCGGTGTTGAGGAGCCCACAGCTGGTGTTGCAGCAAGAGACTCAGCACCAGCACCAGTGGTGATGACCCGACAGGTGAAGCACTCACTCCAGAGGCACGAGAGAGACCATGAGGAGATCTTCCAGCTCTAG
- the red gene encoding lysM peptidoglycan-binding domain-containing protein red isoform X1 yields MPGLLEFGDSGVMSASGGNETALLGSFARKQVKYGSTCKYVSRSSKTIKHVVQPGDTLQGIALRYGVTTEELKRANRLWTSDSLFLRTWLAVPVAEAGPAVGGASTSGGADTNGGDSAGSEDSHLQSDESFTDFLGRIDNSIAKSRSQLRQLSHTRFDDCGVEEPTAGVAARDSAPAPVVMTRQVKHSLQRHERDHEEIFQL; encoded by the exons ATGCCAGGCCTGCTCGAATTCGGTGACAGCGGGGTGATGTCCGCCTCTGGTGGGAATGAGACGGCTCTGCTCGGAAGTTTCGCCCGAAAGCAGGTGAAGTACGGCAGCACCTGCAAGTATGTTTCACGCAGCAGCAAGACAATTAAGCACGTCGTACAGCCGGGTGACACTCTGCAGGGCATTGCGCTGCGCTACGGAGTCACG ACGGAAGAGCTGAAGCGTGCAAACCGCCTCTGGACAAGTGACAGCTTATTTCTGCGGACATGGCTGGCAGTGCCTGTGGCAGAAGCAGGGCCAGCAGTGGGTGGCGCCTCGACCTCTGGTGGTGCCGACACCAATGGTGGGGACAGTGCGGGCTCTGAGGACTCTCACCTGCAATCTGACGAAAGCTTCACCGATTTCCTCGGCCGCATTGACAATTCCATCGCCAAGTCTCGCAGCCAGCTGAGGCAACTTTCACACACAAG GTTTGATGATTGCGGTGTTGAGGAGCCCACAGCTGGTGTTGCAGCAAGAGACTCAGCACCAGCACCAGTGGTGATGACCCGACAGGTGAAGCACTCACTCCAGAGGCACGAGAGAGACCATGAGGAGATCTTCCAGCTCTAG
- the Appl gene encoding amyloid-beta-like protein, protein MADRAPAAAILGLKMGAALFFWIALGLLCCSRADGYAEASASAASSGSSVEPDVGHFQPMVALLCGHGRLSNQYLSENQRWVSDPDPKAVCTREKLSILEYCRKVYPKRDIRNIVESSRYYRLDGWCKAGQRCSNGEGSVHWVKPYRCLEGDFQSDALLVPEHCLFDHIHNQSVCQSFDEWNRTAAQSCRGRAMRLRSFAMLLPCGVDIFSGVEFVCCPPASSPSSDRDSQGKDTSSEDDYDDDYSDEDDDDDETTTTTTTTTTTEGPVEQYLSRYDSRHEHAAFRAAQHSLQESHRAQVTRVMREWSELEQHYQAMKARDPKGAEEFRRKMSARFQKTVQALEAEGSAERHRLAAMHRQRVLTTLNRRKKAALDCYHHALQEKPPRTKRVERCLERLLRALEKDRSHTLHSYRQHGGDAEEVRAHLTSLDRLANQSLDMLPQSLKTRLGQLWSTLRGATSSEPLLPPPPPPPTTAEDSESVEDESILPASSSTPAPPVAQMAPAAPTARPAHAQSQLLQHAEPAYTLRRPSHADALGRLKWSGSVYITLAFAGVALLTALLVGAVLLRRQRSPHARGFVQVGGGPTASPEERHLTAMQVNGYENPTYKYFEAN, encoded by the exons ATGGCGGACAGAGCGCCGGCGGCTGCGATACTCGGACTCAAGATGGGCGCTGCCCTGTTCTTCTGGATTGCCCTCGGTCTGTTGTGCTGCAGTCGAGCGGACGGCTACGCCGAG GCATCGGCGTCAGCAGCGTCGTCTGGCTCGAGTGTGGAGCCAGATGTGGGCCACTTCCAGCCAATGGTGGCTCTGCTGTGCGGTCACGGGCGGCTCAGCAACCAGTACCTGAGTGAGAATCAGCGATGGGTCTCCGACCCTGACCCCAAAGCAGTCTGCACCCGAGAAAAGCTCAGCATCCTCGAGTACTGCCGGAAG GTGTACCCCAAGCGCGACATCCGCAACATAGTGGAGTCAAGTCGCTACTACCGCCTCGATGGTTGGTGCAAGGCAGGCCAGCGCTGCTCTAATGGGGAGGGCAGTGTGCACTGGGTGAAGCCCTACAGGTGCCTCGAGGGTGACTTCCAGAGTGACGCCTTGCTGGTGCCCGAGCACTGCCTCTTTGACCACATACACAACCAGAGTGTgtgccagagctttgatgaatgGAACCGCACAGCAGCGCAGAGCTGTCGGGGACGCGCCATGCGTCTGCGCAGCTTCGCCATGCTGCTGCCTTGCGGTGTCGACATCTTCTCCGGGGTGGAGTTTGTCTGCTGCCCGCCTGCCTCGTCGCCATCGTCTGACAGGGACTCGCAAG GAAAGGACACTTCTAGTGAGGATgactacgacgacgactacagtgatgaggatgatgacgatgatgaaaccacgaccaccacaaccaccacaaCTACCACAGAGGGACCAGTGGAGCAGTACCTTAGTCGTTACGACAGCCGACATGAGCACGCAGcattccgtgcggcgcagcacaGCCTCCAGGAAAGCCACCGGGCGCAG GTGACACGGGTGATGCGGGAGTGGAGCGAGTTGGAGCAGCATTATCAGGCAATGAAGGCACGGGACCCGAAAGGCGCCGAGGAATTCCGACGCAAGATGAGTGCACGATTCCAGAAGACGGTGCAGGCCTTGGAAGCCGAGGGGTCGGCTGAGCGGCACCGCCTGGCAGCGATGCACCGGCAGCGGGTGCTCACTACCCTCAACCGGCGCAAGAAGGCAGCCCTCGACTGCTACCACCATGCGCTGCAGGAAAAGCCACCAAGG ACCAAGCGTGTGGAGCGTTGCCTGGAGCGGCTTTTGCGTGCTCTCGAGAAGGACCGCAGCCACACGCTGCACTCGTACCGGCAGCACGGAGGGGATGCCGAGGAAGTGCGGGCCCACCTGACTTCACTGGACCGCCTCGCCAACCAAAGCCTGGACATGCTGCCCCAATCGCTCAAGACCCGCCTTGGCCAGCTGTGGAGCACGCTGCGGGGGGCCACCAGTAGCGAACCTCTGCTGCCACCCCCACCACCACCCCCGACCACAGCTG AGGACTCCGAGTCTGTGGAAGACGAGAGCATCTTGCCAGCCAGCAGCAGCACGCCAGCCCCTCCGGTTGCACAAATGGCCCCTGCGGCACCGACTGCTCGACCGGCGCATGCCCAGAGCCAACTGCTGCAGCACGCTGAACCTGCGTACACACTTCGGCGGCCCTCGCATGCTGATGCGTTGGGCAGGCTCAAGTGGAGTGGCAGCGTCTATATCACACTTGCCTTTGCTGGAGTTGCACTACTCACCGCACTGCTCGTTGGGGCGGTGCTGCTCAGACGCCAACGCTCACCCCATGCTCGTGGGTTTGTACAG GTGGGAGGAGGACCCACGGCCTCTCCAGAGGAGCGCCATCTGACGGCCATGCAGGTCAATGGTTACGAGAACCCCACCTACAAGTACTTTGAGGCCAACTGA